The genomic DNA GTTCTCAACTCTTTCAGAAAACGGGCATTCAAAAATAAATTCGTTTCTCCTCCCTTTGCTTTTCCCCAAGCCAAAATTCTAGGCTGACTCGCAAAATAAGTTTCTAAATCCTTGGGTGGAAATCCTTTCTTAGAGTTTGCTCCCGGCAAAACCTGTCCCGGAGATTTTTCGTAAAATTCATCGGCCTTATCGGCTAGATCTCGCACCTTTAGGCCGACTTGTAACCCGGTCAATCGAGCGAGACTCAAGTTGTATTCTTGAATTAAAGAAACCGTATAATTTCTAAATAGCGTCGTAGCTAGCGCGATCATAAATCCCATACTGAGGACGACGATTGCGGATACGATGGATAACAGCTTTACCCGTATTGTAATTTGGGAAGGACGAAATGCTTCCCTCTCGGCGGAATCCTTTCCGGACTTCCCGTAATTTGCGAACTCGGAACGAACTTCCTGAACCGGCGCAGTTCTCTTAATAGGAGAGAAAGGTGTTGGAACGATTTTCTCCTTTAGGGGAAACCGATCCTTCAGTGCGCTTAATACCCTATCCGCCTCGTCCAAGGAATACCAAAATAGAACCGGCGATTTTTTTCCCTTGGTTTGCAGAAACGAAACCAGCTTTTCCACCGATTTGTCGGACAAATTAAATTTGGACCCGTCAAGAGTCGTAATCGAAACCTGCTCCGATTTCAGATTCTTGATTAACTTTATAAAACCCGGGTTCTTTTTCCAAGCTCCGGCCTCGGTCGGACTGCCCCAAAGGATTACTTCTCTAATCCCTCGAGTGTGAACTTCCTCTAACCAGGGCTGCTCTTCCTCCGATTCGGGAGTAAACCTTTGGACGTAGAGCGAAAGCCCGGAATCCAACGCGTATTCGAGCATTTATTCGTATGCCTCCCCATCCATGGGGTTCGGAGTTTCTCAAAACTACTTCGTTTGTCATTCGAAAATCCTTTTTCCAAAAAAGGGAACCCGATTTACATTCGGGAATTCCCGCTAAAAATGCCGCAACAATGCCACATAATCAATGTCCGGCGACTTGTTCCGCTAAGAGAAAACCCTTTTCCTAATCCCGTAGATTCTTACGGTGTGGTTATGAACGAAATTGATTGGCCGACGATTCTCCGATTCCATTGGGTGATCGGTCCGGTATTCGCAGCGCTTGGAATTTTGCTCGGTTATATTTTTGGCGGGTTCATAGTTCCGAAGCTCGCTCGGAATCTTACGAAAGATAAATTAGACAAGCAGCACCCGCTCTATCTCGCATTGCTATCGTTCGTTCGTTACTTTTTCTTAATTTTAGGATTGTACGCCGCGATTCATGCGTCGTCATTGCATTCCGATGCGAAGAATTCCTACTTCGTATACCTCAAGGTCCTCGCAATTTTATTTTTTACTCTCTCCATCGCTAACGTCGCAACGGGGTTTTTCGAATTATACTCTTCGAAAAACGAAGGCATCCTTTCCTCGGCTTCGATTTTGAATAATATTTTGCGCATCGGCATATTGCTGATCGGCGGATTAGTGATTTTACAAACGTTGGGAATTTCCGTTGCTCCCGCCTTAACCGCATTAGGCGTTGGAGGATTGGCCGTCGCATTGGGATTGCAGGAAACTCTTTCGAATCTTTTCGCCGGTCTGGAGGTTTTGCTTGGGAAGAAAGTCCGAGTGGGTGATTTTATAACCTTAGAAACCGGAGAAGAAGGACATATAGAAGATATCAGCTGGAGAACTACCTCTTTGCGAAAACTGAACGGCAGCACGATCGTCATTCCGAACGCAAAAATGTCCAAAACGACCTATATAAATTATGAACTCCCATCTCCGAACGTATCGATCGGCGTCTCCCTATCCGTTTCTTATCAAAACGATCTTCAAAGAGTGGAAAATATCTGCAAAGAAGTCGCAAAGCAAACACTGCAGTCCATTTACGGAAAAAGGACCGAGGTTGAGCCTCATGTACGCTTTCAGGCGTTCGGACCGTCTAGTATCGAATTGGCGGTGACATTTCGATTAAAGGAAATAACCGATCAATATTTATTGAGATCGGAATTTATTAAATCCTTGCACGCAAAGTTCAGATCGGAAGGAATCGAATTTCCGACATCCGCGCAAAACAGAGTTTAGACGATTTTATTCTATATTTATCGTTGAGGACCTGAAAAGGCGAAACACATGCGAATTGAAAATTATCGAGGCATTTGGTTTTATATCCACGTTCTCAGTTTGGATATTTGTCTAGGAGTGGCGGGATCCGGGGCGTATGCGGTCACGGTCACCGGCGCTAAAATGAAATGGGCCTGGTGGATTCTTCTCCCGTTGAGCGTCTGGGTGGTTTATACTGCAGACCATCTATTGGACGGAAGAAAATTACGTGAATCCTCAATCAACCCGCGGCACAAGTTTCATTTCGAATATTCAAGACTTCTAATGATTCTGGCAGCTTGTAGTGCGATCTTTTGCGTAGCGCTCGCTCTTTTCTTCGTAAGGGAAATCGTTTTCCTTGGAGGATTGATTCTTTCCGTTCTCGC from Leptospira fainei serovar Hurstbridge str. BUT 6 includes the following:
- a CDS encoding mechanosensitive ion channel family protein, giving the protein MNEIDWPTILRFHWVIGPVFAALGILLGYIFGGFIVPKLARNLTKDKLDKQHPLYLALLSFVRYFFLILGLYAAIHASSLHSDAKNSYFVYLKVLAILFFTLSIANVATGFFELYSSKNEGILSSASILNNILRIGILLIGGLVILQTLGISVAPALTALGVGGLAVALGLQETLSNLFAGLEVLLGKKVRVGDFITLETGEEGHIEDISWRTTSLRKLNGSTIVIPNAKMSKTTYINYELPSPNVSIGVSLSVSYQNDLQRVENICKEVAKQTLQSIYGKRTEVEPHVRFQAFGPSSIELAVTFRLKEITDQYLLRSEFIKSLHAKFRSEGIEFPTSAQNRV